The Radiobacillus deserti genomic interval CTACCCCATCTGTCTCGATTCGGTTACCCGCTTGGTCCAACACATAATAGCCTTGGTTTGTTACGAGGTAGCCATCTGCATCTACGGTAAAGTTCCCGTTTCTCGTGTAACGAACTTCTCCCTCAGGATTTTGCACTTCGAAAAAAATACCACCTGTTTCATCTGGCATGTTTCCATCCACAAGTGCCATATCGGTTGACATAGATGTTTGCTTTAAACTACCTTGTGAAAAATCGGAGATATTTTCTTGTACGTAAACTCCTGTACTAATCGAACCAATTTGAGCGTTCATCGGCACATTAAAATTGCGTGATACTGGCAGTTTTTCCGATTCCATTCGCTGTATTAACATTTCCGGGAAGGAACGTAATGAACTTTGATCTTGTTTATATCCTGGTGTCAGTGCATTTGCAATATTATTTGACAAAGTCTCTTGTCTGCGTTGTTGGGCAATCATTCCAGATGCTGCAGTGTAGAAGCCTCTTAACAAGACTTTTCCTCCTCTTTTTCACATTTTTTGGGACGTGTGCAGTTAATTCCTCGAATTAGCTGCTCCATTAACCTACAATTTTCGCAATAGGGTTAAACGATACTGCGACGTTCAATTTTATCGATGTTATCAAGCATGATGCCTGTGCCTTTTGCTACACAATTCATTGGCTCTTCTGCTAGTAAAACAGGAACCTTCAATTCCTCTGCTAGCAATTGATCTAATCCGTTTAGTAACGCTCCACCACCAGTTAAAATAACACCACGGTCAATGATGTCCGCAGAAAGTTCTGGCGGGGTTTGTTCTAATACGGTTTTTGCTGCTTGAACGATAAGCGCAACCGATTCACGTAATGCTTCTTCAATTTCATCAGAGCGAACCGTAATCGTACGTGGAAGGCCTGTCACCATATCACGACCACGAATGTCGATTGCTTCATCTCTTGCACCAGGGAAAACAGTCGCAACATTAATCTTAATATCTTCTGCTGTGCGTTCCCCAATCAATAATTTATATTTACGTTTTACGTAGTTTAAAATTTCAGCGTCAAATTTATCTCCAGCCATTTTTATAGATTGCGCTGTTACGATGTCACCCATGGATAAAACCGCAACATCCGTAGTTCCACCACCGATATCCACGACCATATTACCACTCGGTTGGAAGATGTCCATTCCTGCACCAATTGCTGCAACCTTTGGCTCTTCTTCTAAGTACACTTTTTTGCCACCAGATTTTTCAGCAGCTTCTTTAATTGCTTTTTGTTCCACTTTTGTTATATTGGTAGGACAACAAATTAGCATACGAGGCTTTGATAAAAATCCACGCACATTAATTTTGTTGATGAAATATTTAAGCATAGCCTCAGTTACGTCAAAATCAGCAATAACGCCATCTTTTAACGGACGAATTGCTTCGATATTTCCAGGAGTACGTCCAACCATTTTACGGGCTGCATCGCCAACCTCCAACACCTTTCCTGTTGTGCGATCCATCGCCACGACGGATGGTTCGTTTAGCACGATTCCTTTACCTTTAACATGTATAAGAACGTTTGCTGTTCCTAGATCTATTCCGATATCTCGAGAAAACATGGATTCATAATCCTCCCTACTCCAATTTGTTGCG includes:
- a CDS encoding flagellar hook-basal body protein; translated protein: MLRGFYTAASGMIAQQRRQETLSNNIANALTPGYKQDQSSLRSFPEMLIQRMESEKLPVSRNFNVPMNAQIGSISTGVYVQENISDFSQGSLKQTSMSTDMALVDGNMPDETGGIFFEVQNPEGEVRYTRNGNFTVDADGYLVTNQGYYVLDQAGNRIETDGVEFTVTGQGTLQLPNQNIPLGVAYTANVNDLIKEGEGLYRVEGAELADARGQAGITFSVQQGYLEGSNVDMAQTATEMMSAYRLFEANQKVLKAYDESMDRAVNQIGKIR
- the mreB gene encoding rod shape-determining protein, producing the protein MFSRDIGIDLGTANVLIHVKGKGIVLNEPSVVAMDRTTGKVLEVGDAARKMVGRTPGNIEAIRPLKDGVIADFDVTEAMLKYFINKINVRGFLSKPRMLICCPTNITKVEQKAIKEAAEKSGGKKVYLEEEPKVAAIGAGMDIFQPSGNMVVDIGGGTTDVAVLSMGDIVTAQSIKMAGDKFDAEILNYVKRKYKLLIGERTAEDIKINVATVFPGARDEAIDIRGRDMVTGLPRTITVRSDEIEEALRESVALIVQAAKTVLEQTPPELSADIIDRGVILTGGGALLNGLDQLLAEELKVPVLLAEEPMNCVAKGTGIMLDNIDKIERRSIV